From Maylandia zebra isolate NMK-2024a linkage group LG11, Mzebra_GT3a, whole genome shotgun sequence, one genomic window encodes:
- the LOC143420996 gene encoding LOW QUALITY PROTEIN: extracellular tyrosine-protein kinase PKDCC-like (The sequence of the model RefSeq protein was modified relative to this genomic sequence to represent the inferred CDS: inserted 2 bases in 2 codons; substituted 1 base at 1 genomic stop codon), with protein sequence MVLLQRLQHLNIIKLKEEEKERPXRVTVNLEQGNPLQMIQLPQSPWVDRFRVCLDLVRLLHFLSQSPLGSVAXLDFQPRQFVTVSGSLKLTDLDDASAEETTCHTDADCTLQFPHRNFTLPCSAWGVCEGLNEKRNIYNAYRYFFTYLLPHQAPPGLTHLVDRIMNATGELKADINQTLEAFEHILHLYKSDLHLENLSPSIIRDHTVMRGMGTSGNVEYRCWPSYSQQSCVLSVHSAREAACICNSHSXCNSFTLTGQKTWTGRHLASFRSGFSHLVPDGTSEVYVKKTKQLLQSE encoded by the exons ATGGTCCTTCTCCAAAGACTCCAGCATCTGAACATCATTAAGctgaaggaggaagagaaggagaggC AAAGAGTCACAGTCAATCTGGAGCAGGGGAACCCTCTCCAGATGATCCAGCTGCCCCAGAGCCCCTGGGTGGACAGATTCAGAGTGTGTCTGGACCTGGTCCGGCTCCTCCACTTCCTTTCTCAGTCGCCTCTGGGCTCCGTGG CTTTGGACTTCCAGCCTCGGCAGTTTGTCACAGTGTCCGGCTCGCTGAAGCTCACGGACCTGGATGATGCCAGCGCGGAGGAGACCACCTGTCACACAGACGCAGACTGTACTCTCCAGTTTCCACACAGAAACTTTACTCTGCCCTGCTCAGCTTGGGGTGTGTGTGAGGGGCTAAACGAGAAGAGGAACATTTACAACGCCTACAGGTATTTTTTCACCTACCTGCTGCCTCACCAGGCCCCGCCCGGCCTCACACACCTGGTAGACCGCATCATGAACGCCACAGGGGAGCTGAAAGCTGACATCAATCAGACACTGGAGGCCTTTGAACACATCCTCCACCTCTATAAGTCTGACCTACACCTGGAGAACCTGTCTCCATCAATAATCAGAGATCACACTGTGATGCGAGGGATGGGCACTTCTGGGAACGTGGAGTACCGCTGCTGGCCATCCTACAGCCAGCAGAGCTGCGTGCTGTCAGTCCACAGTGCCCGAGAGGCAGCGTGCATCTGTAACTCCCACTCTTAGTGCAACAGCTTCACTCTGACGGGGCAGAAGACTTGGACGGGCCGCCACCTAGCCTCTTTCAGGAGTGGCTTCAGTCACCTGGTGCCTGATGGGACATCAGAAGTTTATGTAAAGAAGACAAAA CAACTTTTGCAGTCAGAATAA